In Antechinus flavipes isolate AdamAnt ecotype Samford, QLD, Australia chromosome 3, AdamAnt_v2, whole genome shotgun sequence, a genomic segment contains:
- the GALE gene encoding UDP-glucose 4-epimerase, whose amino-acid sequence MADKVLVTGGAGYIGSHTVLELLEAGYQPVVIDNFHNTVRGEGPVPESLRRVEEITGKKVEFEEMDILDKAALQGLFKKHSFTAVVHFAGLKAVGESVQKPLDYYKVNLTGTIQLLETMKSHGVKNLVFSSSATVYGNPSYLPLDENHPTGGCTNPYGKSKFFIEEMIRDLCRAEKDWNAVLLRYFNPIGAHPSGRIGEDPQGIPNNLMPYVSQVAVGRREILNIYGNDYNTEDGTGVRDYIHVVDLAKGHITALKKLKEQCGCRIYNLGTGTGYSVLQMVTAMEKASGRKIPYRIVGRRDGDVAACYANPKLAQEELGWTADFGLDKMCEDLWRWQEQNPMGFGSQA is encoded by the exons ATGGCCGACAAGGTGCTGGTGACCGGAGGGGCCGGCTACATTGGCAGCCACACGGTCCTGGAGCTGCTGGAGGCCGGCTACCAGCCCGTGGTGATCGACAACTTCCACAACACCGTCCGAG GGGAGGGTCCCGTGCCCGAGAGCCTCAGGCGAGTGGAGGAGATCACCGGCAAGAAGGTGGAGTTTGAGGAGATGGATATTCTGGACAAGGCGGCGCTGCAAGGGCTCTTTAAGAAG CACAGTTTCACGGCCGTGGTCCACTTTGCGGGGCTCAAGGCCGTTGGGGAGTCGGTACAGAAGCCTCTGGACTATTACAAGGTCAATCTCACAGGGACCATCCAGCTGCTGGAG ACCATGAAAAGCCACGGGGTGAAGAACCTGGTGTTCAGCAGCTCGGCCACCGTGTACGGCAACCCCAGCTACCTGCCCCTGGACGAGAACCACCCCACCGGGGGCTGCACCAACCCGTACGGCAAATCCAAGTTCTTCATCGAGGAGATGATCCGGGACCTGTGTCGGGCAGAGAAG GACTGGAACGCCGTGCTGCTGAGATACTTCAACCCCATCGGGGCCCACCCCTCGGGCCGCATCGGTGAGGACCCACAGGGCATCCCCAACAACCTGATGCCCTACGTCTCCCAG GTGGCAGTAGGACGCCGGGAGATCCTCAACATCTATGGCAACGACTACAACACGGAGGATGGGACAG GTGTCCGGGACTACATCCACGTTGTGGACTTGGCTAAGGGCCACATCACAGCCCTGAAGAAACTCAAGGAACAGTGCGGCTGTCGG AtctataacttgggaacaggcaccGGCTATTCTGTGCTCCAGATGGTGACTGCGATGGAGAAGGCctcaggaaggaag ATCCCGTATAGGATCGTGGGCCGCCGGGACGGGGACGTGGCCGCCTGCTACGCCAACCCCAAGCTGGCCCAGGAGGAGCTGGGCTGGACGGCCGACTTCGGCCTAGACAAGATGT GCGAGGACCTCTGGCGGTGGCAAGAGCAGAACCCGATGGGATTTGGCAGCCAGGCCTGA
- the LYPLA2 gene encoding acyl-protein thioesterase 2 → MCGNTMSVPLLSDAATVSGAERETAAVIFLHGLGDSGHSWADALASIRLPYVKYICPHAPRIPVTLNMKMVMPSWFDLMGLSPDAPEDEVGIKKAAENIKALIEHEVKNGIPANRIILGGFSQGGALSLYTALTCSFPLAGIVALSCWLPLHRAFPQAANGMARDLAILQCHGELDPMVPVRFGALTSEKLKLVVSPSKVQFKTYPGVMHSSCPQEMAAVKEFIEKLLPPI, encoded by the exons ATGTGCGGTAACACTATGTCTGTCCCCCTGCTCTCCGACGCCGCGACTGTTTCAGGAGCCGAGCGGGAGACAGCAGCG gtaatttttttacatggaCTTGGAGACTCAGG GCACAGCTGGGCTGATGCCCTCGCCTCCATCCGCCTCCCTTATGTCAAGTACATCTGTCCCCATGC GCCTCGCATCCCAGTCACGCTGAACATGAAAATGGTGATGCCTTCCTG GTTCGACCTGATGGGCCTGAGCCCCGATGCCCCGGAGGATGAAGTTGGGATCAAGAAAGCGGCAGAGAACA TCAAGGCCCTGATTGAGCATGAAGTGAAGAACGGGATTCCAGCCAATCGAATCATCTTGGGGGGCTTCTCCCAG GGAGGAGCCCTGTCCCTCTACACAGCTCTCACCTGCTCCTTTCCCCTGGCCGGCATCGTGGCCCTCAGCTGCTGGCTCCCTCTGCATCGGGCCTTCCCCCAG GCTGCCAATGGCATGGCCCGGGACCTGGCCATCTTGCAGTGCCACGGGGAGCTGGACCCGATGGTGCCAGTGCGCTTTGGAGCCCTCACGTCAGAGAAGCTCAAGTTGGTGGTCTCTCCATCCAAGGTCCAGTTTAAGACCTACCCTGGCGTCATGCACAGCTCCTGCCCCCAG GAGATGGCAGCTGTGAAGGAATTCATCGAGAAGCTGTTGCCCCCCATCTAA